The following nucleotide sequence is from Anabaena sphaerica FACHB-251.
ATCGCTGCAACCTTCAGCGTTCCCCCTTTACCTGCACTCTCAAAAGCTTGCAGAAAATAGCGGAGTAATTGGCGTGAAAGACTTCTCAAATCGGTTGTTACTGTAATTTCTTCTTGCCAGTCAGTGATAACTTCAACCTTGCGAATTGCAGCTTCAGTTGATAACAGATCAACTAAACCTCCCAGAATATCAGTGAGTGATATAACTTGAACTGTGCCAACATCGAATGATGCTAAATTGCGCCAAATCTCAGCACGTTGACGAAATAGCTGAATTGATTTTTCTGCCTGTTGAATTAATTTCATGGCATAATCTAAGCGATTAACAGCTAACATCCGAGAACTAATCTCTAATTTTAAACGTGCTGCCTGATGTCCTTGGACAATATCCTGACGTAGTTCTTCTAATGACTGATAATCATCAGCATTAGATGTTAACACACGGTGAATATTTTTTTCCAAATTTGCTATTATAAATTCTGCTTCAATACCTCTAGAAGCACACAAAAATATTTCTTTCAATCGCTGCCTAGCAAGAGGAGAACGCAGGGAAATACTTAACACACCAATAATTTCCTGTTTTTCGTTACGCAGGGGAATTCCTTGGCAAGTAAAAGGATGAAATCCTTCAATAAAATGCTCTGCTGCCACAATTTCCACATAGTTTTCTTCAGCTAAAGTAGTACCAATACCATTAGTACCCGCTACAGCTTCTGATAGCAAAGAACCAGGACTAGGAAATGATTCTGAACCGTGTATAGTTTGCTCATCCCCAATTAAATCTAATAAAATCGCATTGGCATCACTTAACATTACCGCATGATGTTCTTGCCCCGCAGCCTGGGATAAATTGCGGAAATAAGGACGAACTGCATTAATCAAATAACTATGTTTCTCTATCAACCGTTCCGTCTCCAAGCTGGAGAGTTTTTCAGCTTGTAGCGCGTGGGGGTTAGCTCCTTGCAAGTGCGCTCTTTCCCAAGCACGATAGATTTCTGTGCGTAACATCTCAGCACGAATACCACCTGTGACTCTGTAGATACGTCCTGCTTCTAAAGTATTAATTCCTGGGGTAGACATGGCTTTTAACTAAACATTTTTTTGTCACTTTTTTTTAACTGTTTTAAGTAAGTGGGCGTTAAAAATTGTCGTTATGACAAGGGAACAGGGAACTCTTAACAGGGAACGGGGAAGAGGGTTTTGGTGAATTTACTTTTTGTTACATACTACTCTTCGAG
It contains:
- a CDS encoding sigma-54-dependent Fis family transcriptional regulator, translated to MSTPGINTLEAGRIYRVTGGIRAEMLRTEIYRAWERAHLQGANPHALQAEKLSSLETERLIEKHSYLINAVRPYFRNLSQAAGQEHHAVMLSDANAILLDLIGDEQTIHGSESFPSPGSLLSEAVAGTNGIGTTLAEENYVEIVAAEHFIEGFHPFTCQGIPLRNEKQEIIGVLSISLRSPLARQRLKEIFLCASRGIEAEFIIANLEKNIHRVLTSNADDYQSLEELRQDIVQGHQAARLKLEISSRMLAVNRLDYAMKLIQQAEKSIQLFRQRAEIWRNLASFDVGTVQVISLTDILGGLVDLLSTEAAIRKVEVITDWQEEITVTTDLRSLSRQLLRYFLQAFESAGKGGTLKVAAIMMPNSELAQVSFTSIPGLNTSQSMPTSYVFYIPLK